From the Paenibacillus sp. FSL H8-0548 genome, one window contains:
- a CDS encoding ABC transporter ATP-binding protein, which yields MKVTFDQVTKYFGQAAAVSGAEFTINDGEFFTLLGPSGCGKTTLLRIIAGFYQQDQGDLYFGSKLMNTVPTHQRNIGMVFQNYAIFPHMSVFDNVAYGLKARKINKTQIEKRVMEALEMVELQHLRDRSPSDMSGGQQQRIALARAVVIEPELLLMDEPLSNLDAKLRVKMRADIRALQKQLNITTIYVTHDQEEALAVSDRIAVMSRGVIQQIGSPRDIYLKPANQTVASFIGTSNLLEGVVKEHDPSTGIAIVQLGNQLIHMKLARAYVGKALFSIRPERIRLFDIMGGNPGQKLNGIVKQATFLGGKMHYVVESEHGHLLEVEQQMSELFEPFEEHQRLFVDLQLEHAVLFDGKGEEVLNFA from the coding sequence ATGAAGGTAACGTTTGATCAGGTAACCAAATATTTTGGCCAAGCGGCTGCGGTTAGCGGAGCGGAATTCACCATTAATGATGGTGAGTTCTTCACTCTGTTAGGTCCTAGCGGATGCGGCAAAACAACGCTGCTTCGCATCATTGCCGGATTCTATCAGCAAGATCAAGGCGATCTCTACTTCGGCTCGAAATTAATGAATACGGTCCCTACTCATCAGAGGAATATCGGCATGGTGTTTCAGAACTATGCGATCTTCCCGCATATGTCGGTATTTGATAACGTGGCTTACGGTTTGAAAGCTCGCAAAATAAATAAAACACAGATCGAAAAGAGAGTTATGGAAGCTCTTGAGATGGTTGAGCTGCAGCATTTGCGGGATCGCTCGCCATCGGATATGAGCGGCGGACAACAGCAACGCATAGCATTAGCCAGAGCCGTTGTCATCGAGCCGGAGCTGCTGCTTATGGACGAGCCATTGTCCAACCTTGATGCGAAGCTGAGAGTTAAGATGAGAGCAGATATTAGAGCTTTGCAGAAGCAGCTGAATATTACGACCATCTATGTCACACATGATCAGGAAGAAGCACTGGCGGTATCAGATCGAATTGCGGTAATGAGCCGTGGTGTTATTCAACAGATTGGCTCTCCGCGGGATATCTATTTGAAGCCCGCGAATCAAACCGTAGCAAGCTTCATTGGTACATCGAATTTACTAGAGGGAGTTGTTAAGGAGCATGACCCCTCCACAGGAATAGCGATCGTTCAGTTGGGGAACCAGCTGATCCATATGAAGCTGGCACGAGCTTATGTTGGCAAGGCGTTGTTCTCCATTCGCCCTGAGAGAATACGATTGTTTGACATTATGGGAGGCAATCCAGGGCAGAAATTAAATGGCATTGTGAAGCAGGCGACGTTTCTAGGCGGGAAAATGCATTATGTTGTTGAATCCGAGCATGGACATCTGTTGGAAGTAGAGCAGCAAATGAGCGAGCTGTTTGAGCCTTTCGAGGAACACCAGCGGCTATTCGTGGATCTCCAACTGGAACA